From Gigantopelta aegis isolate Gae_Host chromosome 11, Gae_host_genome, whole genome shotgun sequence, the proteins below share one genomic window:
- the LOC121385063 gene encoding tigger transposable element-derived protein 6-like has product MLVWKWFQDATARRINVSGPLIKEKALKFAEDLGIASFKASNGWLDSFRHRHNVVAGTLSGERGDVSDTAVEDWKSKLPVVCDGYAPKDIFNMDETGLFYRDTTKATLKVKGDECAGGKRSKERLTVALCASMTGEKCVPLVIGKCKKPRCFKNITPESLPVTYTNNKKPRCF; this is encoded by the coding sequence ATGTTGGTTTGGAAATGGTTCCAAGATGCCACTGCTCGTAGAATAAATGTCAGCGGTCCACTGATTAAGGAGAAGGCGTTAAAATTTGCCGAAGATTTGGGAATAGCGAGTTTCAAAGCGTCAAATGGGTGGCTGGATTCATTCAGGCATAGGCACAACGTCGTCGCAGGTACACTAAGTGGGGAGCGAGGTGACGTAAGTGACACTGCAGTTGAGGACTGGAAGTCAAAGTTGCCAGTGGTGTGTGACGGGTATGCTCCTAAGGACATTTTCAATATGGACGAGACcggtctgttttacagggaTACAACAAAGGCAACCCTTAAAGTGAAAGGTGATGAATGTGCTGGCGGTAAGCGCTCTAAGGAGAGACTGACCGTGGCACTATGTGCAAGTATGACCGGAGAAAAATGTGTTCCTCTAGTCATAGGAAAGTGCAAGAAACCAcgctgttttaaaaacataacaccAGAATCTCTACCAGTAACATACACCAACAACAAGAAACCAcgctgtttttaa